Below is a genomic region from Actinomycetota bacterium.
GAGTCCGATTGAGGAAGCCGCCGTTAAAAAGGCCGTCGTGTTGAAGGGAGATGGCGGAGCAAGCTCCTTGTCCGTCTTTTTGGCCGAGACCACGGTCCCTTTTTGGCCAAGGTTCTCTATTACATCCTTGGCCTCTTCTTGCCGCAAGAACCTATCCCTTTTGTGCAGGACCGAAAAGCTATTATCCTTACTATCGGTAAGGAGCGCCTTTATCTGCCAGTAAGGCTCGGGGATGAAGGCCCGCCTCTCCTTCTCGTTGGAGACTATTAGGGCGAGAGTTGGGCTCTGAACTCGGCCAACCGAAAGGAATTGACGGCCGAGACGCATGGAGGCGAGAGAAATAAAGCGGGTGAGCGTCGCTCCCCAGATGAGATCGATATCTTGCCTGGCCTCACCGGCTTTGGCCAGATCGACGTTGAGCTCCTCCAGTTCGGTAAAGGCCCTCTCTATTTCGGGCGGCGTGAGAGCGGAGAATCTCGCCCTCTTTATGGCCACATCCTTGCGCACTTCCTTTATCTCGCTGACGGCGTCCAAGCCGATCAGTTCCCCTTCGCGGTCGAAGTCGGTTGCAATTATCACCTCATCCGCCCCTTTGGCCTCCTTCTTTAAGGCCTTGATTATCATTTTTTGGGTAGGCACTTTGACTATCTCGGCATCGATCAGCTCGATCGGCTTGATCTTCTGCCAGTTGCTATATTCTTCCGGGAAATCGACCTTGAGGATGTGGCCCTTAAGCCCCATCGAGACGGCCTCCTCGCTCCCCATTTTGAAGCGGTAAGAGGGAATGCCGTAGCTCTTCTCCTCCTTGGCTTTGCCCTTGGAGAGAATGGCGGCTATCCTTTTTGCGGCATTATCTTTTTCGCTGACTATCAGTCTTGCCATTCTTTTGACCTTTCTTCTTTGCCCTCAATCAAGCGCTTATGTTAGCACAGCCCATCGAAAAATAAAAACTAAAATGGTGGATTATTATTTCAACCAATAAAAAATCCCGCTTGAGCCGTCTTTGGTTCAAGCGGGATTTAATCCTTAAATGAAAAGTATCAGCCAGCCATGCCGCCCCTCATTCTCATCTCATAATCCTCTTTGAGCCCCGGGGTCTCTCTCCAGAATACCCAGTGCATCATGATGGGGTTGCCCTCCTGGATGGCGATGGCGGCATGGATGGTGGTGAAGATGACAAAGACCCACATCCCGATGTAGTGAAAAAGGCGGAGCCAAGCGGCAGCCAGGGCGGCTCCCCCAAAGATGGGAGCAAATGCGAGGAGGAGACTGGACCTGAAGACCAGGGCAAAGCCGGTTATGGCTTGAACGATCAGAAGGATCCAGAATAGATTGTAGGTCACCTTCTGAAGCGAGGCATATTTGGCGACTTCGGGATAGTCGTCCTTTAGGTGCAGGTAGTACATGAGGACGGCCGGCGTATTCTTGAAATCGGCCGCTCCCATCTTGAGGTCGTCGATGGCCCCTTTGTCAGCGCTCTTAAATCCATAGACTATCCTTAAGATCAGATTGATGACGACCACGTACATCAAGATGTAGTGGGTCCATTTCATCAGCTCCATACCCTGATCGAAGAAGGGAAACCGGATATAGAGACCACTGATGGCCAGACCGATTATACTTATCATATGAATGAAGTGCGCCATCCTTCTAGGAACCGGCGCATAGGTAAGTTCCGCCACGATCAATCCCCCTTTTTAATGTTTATGGGCGAGCTTTTCGCCCGGCTTAGCCTCGTATTCTCCCATGAGCGCCTTGATCTTAACATCCTTTTTTCCCAAAACGTTGCGAGCGAACTGGCCGGTAAATATGCGAATAATGAAATCTGCTACGAAGAAGGCGAATATAACGGCGATCCAGAGTCCGAAACCCAAGACATCCGCCCACACGTTAACCTTTTGAAGTAGCGTCAATCTCCACACCTCCCTCTAAAGTTTTTTCTCTCTTCTTTCTAAGTCTTATGTACCACCAGGACAGCAAGATGCTGAATTCATAGAGGATCAGCATCGGAGCCGCGAATATACTCATGGTGACCGGGCTCCAGTCCGGGGTGGCCATGGCCGCGAATACCAGTATTATTATATAAGCGTATCGCCAATTCCTTCTTAAAGATCCGGGCGACACCACGCCGAGCATCACCAGAAACAGTATGAAGAGCGGCGTCTCAAACGATATCCCGAAGGCGAAGAGGAAGAACACGGCGTAAGAGGCATACTTCTCGACGGTCAGGACCGCCAAGATCCTCCCCTCGGCTTGGGCAAGTAGCCAGCCCGTTCCAACCGGCATGATATATTTATAACCGAAAAAGACGCCCGAGGCAAAGAGCGTCGCCGCTATAAAGACTATCGGATAGATCAGCTTCTTCTCTTTGAGTTTTAGGGCCGGAGCCACAAAGACAAAAACCTGGTATAGGACGACCGGAAAGGCGAGAAGGCTGCCGGCAAAGAGGGCTATCTTGAACTTGACCATGAAAGGATCGAGCGGGCTTAGGTAGCTCAGTTTGATCTCGCCCGCGGGCTTTACGAGGATGTCCAAGATGTCATAGGCAAAGGAGAAAGAGAGGACCGCGCCCATTAGGATGGCTATAGCCGAGCGGATTATCCTCTTCCTGAGCTCATCTAGGTGATCCAAGACGGACATGGGCTGATCGCTCAACCGTCGCTCCCCTCCGCCTGGGACACCTCTTCGGCCGCCTTTTCGGCCGCCCTCTTCTCTTCAAGTTCGGCCTGAATGAACTCCATCTTTATTTGGTTTTCAATCTGGTAAGCCGCCCGTTTAAACTCTCTGATGAACTTACCCATGCTCCTTCCAAGTTCTGGAAGTCTCCTCGGACCGAATATGATCAGGGCGATGAGGAGAATGAATAAAACTTCGGTCATGCCAAGACCCATGATACCCATTAATACACCTCTTGCTAAAAGATAATAGCACCTTAAGCCCGATTAGTAAGCGCTATTGATAATTCTCATGCAAATTACGTCATCCATTGATTATACATTCATGGCCGCCATAACCTCTTGATCCGTAGTCTGCGAAAAGTCCTCGTAGGCTTGGCCAACGGCGTAGAATTGATCGGGCACTAGCGGACAGACCAATTCGTCCACATGACCCTGGAAGAGATCGAGCGTCTCCTTGGGAGCGACCGGCACGGCCAAGATGAGTTCTTTTAGGCCCGATTTTTCGAGGGCTTTTACGGCAGCCAGGGCGGTGTAGCCGGTGGCAAGACCGTCATCAACCAAGATGACCGTGCGGCCCTTGAGATCGAGGGCGATGTCCGCTCCGATATATTTAGCCCTATACTCATCGGCCTCCTTCGCCTTCCTTTCTATCTCGTGTTCGATATAGGCCTCGGGAATCAAGAGACGCCTTATGACCTCATCGTCCAAGATGTAGTTATCCTTATCGATCAGGGCGCCGATAGCAAATTCGGGGTTAAAGGGAGCGCCGATCTTCTTGGCTACAATCAGCTTCAAGGGGGCCTTAAGGCCGCTCGCAATCTCCTTGGCGGTAATCACCCCACCTCTGGGAATGGCGAGCACGATGACGTCTCTCTCGGCATACTTCTTCAAATGGCCGTAAATAACCTTGCCGGCTTCCGCCCTGTCTTTATACATGGCAGCCTCCTGGAGTCGATGGGTGAAAAGATTCTAGCACATGAAACGCCGGTTTTGCAGCATACCGGCCGGCTCTGCAAGTTCGAACCAGATAATGGATGGTGCGGCCGGCTCTCAATAGCGGAGCCACGCCCCAGCCAAGATCCCCTTGGGCAGCTCCTCCTTCTTCTTGGCATAAACGACCCCGCCGCTAAGGAGCGTATGAACGGCGGCCAGATCCAAAAGATCCTGGCTCTCAGCCTTGGCTTGCTTGTGCAGCTCCACCTTGCGCAGATCGGGCTCGAATAGTCCCCACTCTTGAAAATCGGTTGCAACCAGCAAGGTGTCGATGCGGCCCTCGTGGGCGGCGATGACAATTTCTTTCATATCGCTAGTGGCCTCTCTGCTCTTGCTCCCGATGAGCTCTTCA
It encodes:
- a CDS encoding cytochrome b/b6 domain-containing protein gives rise to the protein MAELTYAPVPRRMAHFIHMISIIGLAISGLYIRFPFFDQGMELMKWTHYILMYVVVINLILRIVYGFKSADKGAIDDLKMGAADFKNTPAVLMYYLHLKDDYPEVAKYASLQKVTYNLFWILLIVQAITGFALVFRSSLLLAFAPIFGGAALAAAWLRLFHYIGMWVFVIFTTIHAAIAIQEGNPIMMHWVFWRETPGLKEDYEMRMRGGMAG
- the tatC gene encoding twin-arginine translocase subunit TatC, yielding MSDQPMSVLDHLDELRKRIIRSAIAILMGAVLSFSFAYDILDILVKPAGEIKLSYLSPLDPFMVKFKIALFAGSLLAFPVVLYQVFVFVAPALKLKEKKLIYPIVFIAATLFASGVFFGYKYIMPVGTGWLLAQAEGRILAVLTVEKYASYAVFFLFAFGISFETPLFILFLVMLGVVSPGSLRRNWRYAYIIILVFAAMATPDWSPVTMSIFAAPMLILYEFSILLSWWYIRLRKKREKTLEGGVEIDATSKG
- a CDS encoding twin-arginine translocase TatA/TatE family subunit, translating into MGLGMTEVLFILLIALIIFGPRRLPELGRSMGKFIREFKRAAYQIENQIKMEFIQAELEEKRAAEKAAEEVSQAEGSDG
- a CDS encoding phosphoribosyltransferase family protein — protein: MYKDRAEAGKVIYGHLKKYAERDVIVLAIPRGGVITAKEIASGLKAPLKLIVAKKIGAPFNPEFAIGALIDKDNYILDDEVIRRLLIPEAYIEHEIERKAKEADEYRAKYIGADIALDLKGRTVILVDDGLATGYTALAAVKALEKSGLKELILAVPVAPKETLDLFQGHVDELVCPLVPDQFYAVGQAYEDFSQTTDQEVMAAMNV